The Apteryx mantelli isolate bAptMan1 chromosome Z, bAptMan1.hap1, whole genome shotgun sequence genome has a segment encoding these proteins:
- the GCNT1 gene encoding beta-1,3-galactosyl-O-glycosyl-glycoprotein beta-1,6-N-acetylglucosaminyltransferase, translating into MLKRKLRFCHNSLFRLFLGLTLILVIISVLKVNQKPDFLNRRHLELTNEDPISSISCTKILEGDIEEIQKVKLETLSVSFKKRPKLTTNDYINMTTDCASFTKTRKYIMEPLSNEEAEFPIAYSIVVYHKIEMLDRLLRSIYAPQNFYCIHVDKKSPESFFAAVKGIVSCFDNVFISSQLESVVYASWSRVQADINCMKDLYRRSTKWKYLINLCGMDFPIKTNQEIVERLKALKGENSLETEKMPLSKEVRWKKHHEIIDGKVKNTGIDKQRPPLSTPIFSGSAYFVISRRFVGHILENSKILSFIEWAKDTYSPDEYLWATIQRIPEVPGAVSSSNKFDVSDMNALARFVKWQYFEGDVSKGAPYPPCSGIHVRSVCVFGAGDLNWMLRNHHFFANKFDTDVDPFAVKCLEEYLRHKALYQQKN; encoded by the coding sequence ATGCTGAAAAGGAAACTACGGTTTTGCCACAACTCACTCTTCAGGCTTTTCTTGGGGCTAACTCTTATTCTAGTAATAATTTCAGTTTTGAAAGTTAACCAGAAACCAGACTTCCTAAATCGGAGGCATCTGGAGCTGACTAATGAAGATCCTATCAGCAGTATTAGCTGCACGAAGATATTGGAGGGTGATatagaagaaattcaaaaggtaaAGCTTGAGACATTATCTGTGTCATTTAAGAAACGCCCCAAACTAACAACAAATGACTATATTAATATGACAACAGACTGTGCCTCCTTTACCAAGACTAGGAAATATATTATGGAACCTCTCAGCAATGAAGAAGCTGAATTTCCAATTGCTTACTCCATAGTGGTTTATCACAAAATTGAGATGCTTGATAGACTTCTAAGATCAATCTATGCTCCTCAGAATTTTTACTGCATTCATGTTGACAAAAAGTCTCCAGAATCCTTTTTTGCTGCTGTGAAGGGAATAGTTTCATGTTTTGATAATGTCTTTATTTCCAGCCAGTTAGAGAGTGTTGTATATGCTTCAtggagcagggtgcaggcagaCATTAACTGCATGAAAGACCTCTACAGAAGAAGTACGAAGTGGAAATACTTAATAAACCTTTGTGGCATGGACTTTCCTATTAAGACCAACCAGGAAATAGTAGAGAGGCTGAAAGCCCTTAAAGGTGAAAATAGCTTGGAAACGGAAAAAATGCCTCTCTCTAAAGAAGTAAGGTGGAAAAAGCACCATGAGATTATTGATGGTAAAGTAAAGAACACAGGCATAGACAAACAACGACCACCTCTCAGTACTCCAATTTTTTCTGGTAGTGCCTATTTTGTCATTAGCAGAAGATTTGTAGGACACATACTAGAAAACAGCAAAATCCTTTCATTTATTGAGTGGGCAAAAGACACTTACAGCCCTGATGAGTACCTGTGGGCAACAATTCAGAGAATCCCTGAAGTCCCAGGTGCAGTTTCTTCCAGTAATAAGTTTGATGTTTCTGACATGAATGCGCTGGCCAGGTTTGTGAAGTGGCAGTACTTTGAAGGCGACGTGTCTAAAGGTGCGCCCTACCCACCATGCAGTGGGATTCACGTTCGCTCTGTCTGCGTTTTTGGAGCAGGAGACTTGAACTGGATGTTGCGAAACCACCACTTCTTTGCTAATAAGTTCGATACTGATGTTGACCCTTTTGCTGTGAAATGCTTGGAAGAGTATTTGCGACACAAAGCTTTGTATCAGCAAAAGAACTGA